From Tautonia rosea:
GTAGCGACCTGGCCGCCGCCGCTGACGCCCAAAAGGAACTGGCTCGACTTGGCTACGTCGTCCGCATCGGCGCGGAGTCGATCGTCCAGCCTCGCTTGCAGCCCTACGCCCCCTCCGACGAGGCCGACGGCCGGGGGGTGCGATGATGGGACGCCCCGAACCGCAGAAGGCCCCCACGGGGCCGCACGAGCCCGCCGTCGGACGCCTGGCCTATCGCCTGGATGAACTGGCCGAGGCCCTCGGGGTGAGCCGTCGGACCCTGGAACGCCTGCGATCCGCCGGCCGATTCCCGAAGCCCGATCGCGTGGTCGGCCGGATGCCATTGTGGGCGCCGGAGACAATCCGCAAATGGATCGAAGGGGGTGGCTCATGAACACTCCGCCCCTTCACGTCGCCGAGCCGTCCCCCGAGAACGTCGCGGCCTGGCTCCGCCCGCTGGTCGAGCCCGGCAGCATCATCGAATTGCGGGTGCTCGGGGTGATCGATAATCCGAACTATCCCGCGTTCACCGTGGCCGGGTACTTCGATTCGGACCACCTCGACCCGTTGGCCAAGGTCGCGCTTGCCTGGACCCCGAAGGCGGAGGGAGTGTATGTCACGATCAACCCCCTCGTGCCCGACATGCTCGCCCTGGCCAGCAATCGGGTGAAGCGGAAGCCCAAGACGACGGCCGCCGATGAGCATGTGCTCCACCGAATCGGCCTCGTCTTCGATGCCGACCCGAGGCGCTCGCCCTCGGGGATTTCGAGCACCGACGAGGAGAAGGCCCGCGCCCGGGATCGGATCATCGCCCTCCGCGACGGGTTGACCGCCCGGGGATGGCCCGAGCCGATCCTGGCCGATAGCGGCAACGGCTATCACTTGCGCTACCGGGTCGATCTGCCGAGCGATGACGGGGGCCTCATCGCTCGGGCCTTGAAGGCCGCCGACGCGCGATTCTCCGATGATCGGGTCCAGATCGACGCGAAGTTGTCCAACCCGGCCCGCGTCATCAAGCTGTATGGCTCGATGGCTCGCAAGGGGGACTCGACGCCGAACCGGCCCCATCGGTGGACCGCTGTTTTGGAAGGCCCGACGAGCCGGGGAGATTTTCACGTCGTCCCCCGGGAATTGCTCGAAGCGCTGGCGTCGGAGGCCCCGTCGCCCGCTGATCGGGAATCGAACGTCTGGAGCATGACCGCCGGGACCGGCGCGGCGGATCGTGCCCGAGCCTACATCTTCGCCCCCGGCTTCCCCGACGCAGTCGAAGGGGAGAACGGACACGGACGGCTGTATCACGTCGCCTGCGTGCTCGTCGATGGGTTCGGACTGTCCGAGGCCGACGCCTATCCGATCTTCGCGGAGTGGAACGGGGCGAAGGCCAGGCCGCCCGAGTCGGAGAAGCAGTTGCGCCACAAGCTGGCCGACGCGGCGAAGAACCATCCAAGCCCGTCCTGCAAGCTCCTGAACGCCCCGAGGCCCGATCGGGAGGGATCGGATTCGGGTCGGGAGGGCGAGAGCACCGGGCAATCGGATGGCCCAACGGTCGCCTATCAGCGCCTCGAAGTGGACCAGTGCGTCATGGCGGTCGATCGCCCTGGTGAGCCGAATTATGGATTCGTGCTCGCCGACGAGGGGGATTGGGCCACCGTCGTCTTCCGGCCCGGTGAGGAAGGCGAGGCGGAGGTCCGCATCCACAAATCGGATCTCCGCTTGCAGGACGGGACGCCCCTCGAACTCGGCGACGAGGGCGCCCAACCCGAATTGCTCACGACCTGCATGGCCGACATCAAGGCCGAGCCGGTCAAGTTCCTCGTCCCCCGGGTGCTCCCGAAGGGGAAGCTGGTCACGGCCGCCGGGCTCGGCGGGGCCGGCAAGGGGATGTTCTGGTCGGCCCTCGTCGCGGATCTGACGCAAGGCCGCCCGACCCTCGGCCTGGACTACGATCCGCCCCCGGCCTGCGACGTGCTCTTGCTGGGTTGCGAGGACGGCTCGGCCGACACCATCAAGCCGCGATTGCTCGCCAATGATGCCGACGTGCGGCGGGTCCACACGCTCGACGGGGTGAAGGACGCGAAGGGGAAGCCGGGTCCGTTCTCCCTGGCCCAACTGGCGCCGCTCGATGCCCACCTGGCACGTCGGCCCGAGGTGAAGCTGGTCATCATCGACCCGATCACCGGATACATCGGCGCGGCGGGAATCCGGGACCATCACGACGCGGAACTACGCTCGATCCTCGAACCGCTGGCCAAGCTGGCGAACGATCGCGGGGTGACGATCCTGACCGTCAAGCACCTGAACAAGGACGAGGCGAAGACGGTCGCCAGCCGGGTCGGCGTCTCGATCGCCTACGTCAACGTCCCCCGCGCCTGCTTCGCCATCGCCAGCGACCCCACAGACGACTCCCGGCGCGTGCTGGCCCCGTTCAAGTGGAACCTGAACGTCCCCCGGCCTTCGTCGATCGGGTGGACCCTGGAATCTCCCCCTTCCGATCGGGTGGCCGCGATCCTGGCCGAATCCGACCACCTGAGCGAGGCCGACCGCGACGAACTCGGACGCCAGCTCTTCCGCCTGAACTGGTCGGGGCCTGTCGACATCTCCGCCGACGACCTCTTGCAGTCCGCCACCCGATCCGGCAAGGCGAAGAATCAAGGCGAGATCGACCGCGCCGCCGATTGGCTCCGCGAACGGTTGAAGGACGGGCCGGCGAGTTCCATCACCTGCGCGAGGGAAGGCGACGAGGCGATCGGTCGGGCCTTCCCCGAGCCAGGCCCCGAGCTGATCGGTGACGAACTGAACAAGCAAGTCCTCGGGCGCGTGAAATGGTGGCGCGAGACGATCCTCAAGAAACGCCTCGGAGGAGAATCGAAGCGAGCCGGGTTCAACGGCCCGTATTTCTTCCGACTCCCCGAAACGCCCTGGCCCCCGTCGCCCGAGGCCATCCGGGAGGCGGAACGGGCGAACGAGGCCGCCATGCCCTCCGGCCTCGATGCGCTCCATTCCGGGCCGGACGATGCCCGCATCTGGACGATGCGAGCCTCGGGAACCCCCGTGGAAGCCGTGGAAGCCGTGGAGGAACCTTTAGGGGACGTGGATACCACGGATCGGACTCCACGGGCCGACACTGCTCCAACCGGCGATTCCGCCCTGTCCGTCGTCGCCCCGGATGACCCTCCCGACACGCGCCCCCGTGGAAGCCATCCCGTGAAAGCCATGCCCCTTAAAGGGGACTCCACGGCTTCCACGGACT
This genomic window contains:
- a CDS encoding AAA family ATPase, coding for MNTPPLHVAEPSPENVAAWLRPLVEPGSIIELRVLGVIDNPNYPAFTVAGYFDSDHLDPLAKVALAWTPKAEGVYVTINPLVPDMLALASNRVKRKPKTTAADEHVLHRIGLVFDADPRRSPSGISSTDEEKARARDRIIALRDGLTARGWPEPILADSGNGYHLRYRVDLPSDDGGLIARALKAADARFSDDRVQIDAKLSNPARVIKLYGSMARKGDSTPNRPHRWTAVLEGPTSRGDFHVVPRELLEALASEAPSPADRESNVWSMTAGTGAADRARAYIFAPGFPDAVEGENGHGRLYHVACVLVDGFGLSEADAYPIFAEWNGAKARPPESEKQLRHKLADAAKNHPSPSCKLLNAPRPDREGSDSGREGESTGQSDGPTVAYQRLEVDQCVMAVDRPGEPNYGFVLADEGDWATVVFRPGEEGEAEVRIHKSDLRLQDGTPLELGDEGAQPELLTTCMADIKAEPVKFLVPRVLPKGKLVTAAGLGGAGKGMFWSALVADLTQGRPTLGLDYDPPPACDVLLLGCEDGSADTIKPRLLANDADVRRVHTLDGVKDAKGKPGPFSLAQLAPLDAHLARRPEVKLVIIDPITGYIGAAGIRDHHDAELRSILEPLAKLANDRGVTILTVKHLNKDEAKTVASRVGVSIAYVNVPRACFAIASDPTDDSRRVLAPFKWNLNVPRPSSIGWTLESPPSDRVAAILAESDHLSEADRDELGRQLFRLNWSGPVDISADDLLQSATRSGKAKNQGEIDRAADWLRERLKDGPASSITCAREGDEAIGRAFPEPGPELIGDELNKQVLGRVKWWRETILKKRLGGESKRAGFNGPYFFRLPETPWPPSPEAIREAERANEAAMPSGLDALHSGPDDARIWTMRASGTPVEAVEAVEEPLGDVDTTDRTPRADTAPTGDSALSVVAPDDPPDTRPRGSHPVKAMPLKGDSTASTDSTGDPLPASEDLPMTSRDDQTSCEQTY
- a CDS encoding helix-turn-helix transcriptional regulator; this translates as MMGRPEPQKAPTGPHEPAVGRLAYRLDELAEALGVSRRTLERLRSAGRFPKPDRVVGRMPLWAPETIRKWIEGGGS